The Thermosynechococcus sp. genome has a segment encoding these proteins:
- a CDS encoding NAD(P)/FAD-dependent oxidoreductase yields MARVVVLGAGIGGLPTAYELKHRLGDRHEVILVSDGDRFTFIPGLVAVALGYNSLEHLQVPLETVSRRHRLRWVQGKVQRLAPQEKKIDLPEQTLDYDYLVIATGAELAVDLIPGLGLHSHSVCTPAHAVAAQRAWQEFLKEPKDLVVGAAPGASCFGPAYEFLFLAEHTLRRHGLRDRVKITFITPEPYVGHLGIGGLANSDQLTRNLIEKRGIATITNAEITAIEPHRILLRDGQVIPFGYSMILPPFRGVGFVRASGLGNEKGFLPLLPTLQHPDYPEIYGVGISVHLQPLEVTPVPMGVPKTGQMTEEMAIAASHNIAVALGELAADPVVPTLDALCFADFGNTGIAYIAAPVMPEPPGERRRLAYAIQGSWVSWVKAAFERYFLLKMRWGLSVPWFEQWGLRLFFGLSLVRPLRPTVFPEQQPIIKV; encoded by the coding sequence ATGGCACGGGTGGTTGTCCTTGGGGCGGGCATTGGTGGATTGCCCACAGCCTACGAATTGAAACATCGTTTGGGCGATCGCCATGAAGTGATCTTGGTCTCTGATGGGGATCGCTTTACCTTTATCCCGGGATTAGTGGCGGTTGCCCTCGGATACAATTCCCTCGAACACCTGCAAGTGCCCCTAGAGACAGTGAGCCGGCGCCATCGGCTGAGATGGGTGCAAGGCAAAGTTCAGCGGCTTGCTCCTCAGGAAAAGAAAATTGACTTGCCTGAACAAACCCTTGACTACGACTATTTGGTGATTGCCACAGGGGCAGAACTCGCTGTCGATCTGATTCCTGGCCTTGGCCTCCACAGCCATTCCGTGTGTACTCCCGCCCACGCCGTTGCCGCCCAGAGAGCATGGCAAGAATTCCTAAAAGAGCCAAAGGACTTAGTTGTGGGGGCCGCTCCCGGAGCCAGTTGCTTTGGGCCTGCCTATGAATTTCTCTTTTTGGCAGAGCACACCCTGCGGCGTCATGGGTTGCGCGATCGGGTCAAGATCACCTTCATTACCCCTGAACCCTACGTTGGCCACTTGGGGATTGGCGGGTTGGCCAACAGCGATCAACTCACCCGCAACCTGATAGAGAAACGAGGCATTGCAACAATCACCAACGCTGAGATAACTGCCATCGAGCCGCATCGAATCCTGCTGCGGGATGGACAGGTGATCCCCTTTGGCTACAGCATGATTTTGCCACCTTTTCGCGGCGTGGGCTTTGTGCGCGCCTCTGGCCTTGGCAATGAGAAGGGGTTTTTGCCCCTGCTGCCCACACTTCAGCATCCCGACTATCCTGAGATCTACGGGGTTGGCATCAGTGTTCACCTTCAGCCTTTAGAAGTGACCCCTGTGCCTATGGGAGTGCCCAAAACCGGTCAAATGACGGAGGAGATGGCGATCGCTGCCAGCCACAACATTGCCGTTGCCCTTGGGGAATTAGCGGCTGACCCTGTGGTACCGACACTGGATGCCCTATGTTTTGCTGACTTTGGCAATACCGGTATTGCCTATATTGCCGCTCCGGTGATGCCGGAACCCCCTGGGGAGAGGCGTCGCTTGGCCTATGCCATTCAAGGATCGTGGGTCAGTTGGGTCAAGGCCGCCTTTGAACGCTACTTCCTGCTGAAAATGCGGTGGGGACTGAGTGTCCCTTGGTTTGAACAGTGGGGACTGCGGCTATTCTTTGGCCTTTCCCTTGTGCGTCCCCTGCGACCCACGGTGTTTCCAGAGCAGCAACCCATCATCAAAGTTTGA
- a CDS encoding single-stranded DNA-binding protein — MNSCVLFAEVIQAPELRYTQEHQMAVATMVVQFASLRSEDPPMSLRTVAWGNLGQKMQAECKVGDRLILEGRLKMDTIDRPEGFKEKRAELVVSRFYTVEGNIVDHAAQPAASPMATPAATVPMTPRVASPPPEPEDISLDEVPF; from the coding sequence ATGAATAGTTGCGTCCTCTTTGCGGAAGTGATCCAAGCCCCAGAGCTGCGCTACACCCAAGAACATCAGATGGCAGTGGCGACGATGGTGGTGCAGTTTGCCAGCCTTCGCAGTGAAGACCCCCCCATGAGTTTGCGAACAGTTGCTTGGGGTAATTTGGGACAAAAAATGCAGGCAGAATGCAAGGTGGGCGATCGCCTGATTTTAGAAGGTCGGCTAAAAATGGACACCATTGACCGCCCCGAGGGCTTCAAAGAAAAACGCGCCGAGTTAGTGGTGAGCCGTTTCTACACAGTTGAGGGCAACATTGTGGACCACGCGGCACAACCTGCAGCAAGCCCAATGGCCACACCCGCCGCCACCGTACCCATGACACCCAGGGTGGCCTCCCCACCCCCCGAACCGGAGGATATTAGCTTGGACGAGGTGCCCTTCTAA